AAAAAGCTTCGTCTCCGTTATGTTGATGTGAGTACGGGAGCGATCACTGAAGTGGTCAAGGCCACAGCGTGGGAAATTACGCAATATGCCTGGTCGCCGGACAGCCGGTGGATCACCTATTCGAAACCTGAAGAAGAAGGCCTGAATAAGGTGTATCTTTATTCAGTGGATCAGAAAAAATCATTTGAAGTGACGGACGGTTGGTACGATTCCAACAGTCCGAATTTCAGCGCTGACGGCAAATACCTGATGTTTGCTTCAGGCCGTGATTTCAACCCGATTTATGGTGCGACAGAATGGAATCACATTTATAAAGATATGGAGAGAGTGTATCTGATCACGCTTTCCAAAGATACTGAATCGCCGTTCAAGCCGAAGAGCGACGAAGTCACTATCAAAAAAGAAGAAACGAAAACTGAAACCAAAAAAGACGAGAAACAAGAAAAGAAAGAAGAAATGATGAAAGTCGATACCGACGGTATCAAAGACCGTATTATCGGCCTCCCGATTTCATCAGGTAATTTCTTCAACATTGCGTGTATTGAAGACAAAGTTTACTACAATCGTAACAGTTCTAAAGATGAAAAGCCTGTATTATTAATGTTCGATTTGAAAGAGCAAAAAGAGACTGAACTCGGACAAATTAACGGTTATGACATTTCAGCCGATAATAAAAAAATGATCGTTTCTCAATCGCAGGCGTATGCGATCATTGATGTGCCGAAAAGCAAAATTGATCTTAAAGACAAATTAGATTTGTCCGGAATGGAAATGAAACTGAATCGCCGCGAAGAATGGACACAGATTTTCAACGAAAGCTGGCGGCAGATGCGTGATTTCTTTTATGCGCCGAACATGCACGGCGTAGATTGGGCCGGCGTCCGTAAAAAATACGAAGTTTTACTGCCTTACGTGAATCACCGTAATGATCTGACATTTATCATCGGTGAAATGATCGGTGAAATTAACATCGGCCACTCCTATGTCGGCGGCGGTGAAAGACCGTCCGTCAAAAAGATTCCGCTCGGATTGCTTGGCGCTGAAATTTCACGCGATGCCGCTTCAAAGTTTTTTAAAATCGATAAAATTTTGAAAGGCGAAAACTGGAACAAACAAACGCGTTCGCCTCTGACTGAAATCGGTGTTAACGTCAATGTCGGCGAGTATATTTTAGCTGTCAACGGGCAGCCGACCAATGAAATGAACAATCTTTATGAAGCATTGGTCAATACGGCCAATAAGCAAGTAGTTCTGAGAGTAAACTCGAAGCCGACAGAACAAGGTAGCCGCGAAGTAACGGTAATTCCTACTGATGATGAAGGCGATTTGTATTACTACAATTGGGTTCAATCGAATATCGACAAAGTCAGCAAAGCAACCAATGGCAAAGTCGGTTACATTCACGTTCCCGATATGGGCACGCCGGGATTAAATGAATTCGTCAAACATTTTTATCCTCAATTGCGTAAGAAAGCGTTGATCATCGACGTTCGGGGCAATGGCGGCGGCAATGTTTCTCCGATGCTTATTGAGCGCTTGCGCAGGGAAATCGTCATGATCGATATAGCGCGCAATGCATCGAAAACGCCCGATCCGAATGACATGATCGTCGGACCAATGGTCTGTTTGCTTAATGAATATTCTGCGTCGGATGGCGATTTATTTCCATACCGGTTTAAAAAATATAACATGGGAAAACTCATTGGTAAACGCAGTTGGGGCGGTGTAGTCGGCATCCGTGGCAGTTTACCATTTGTCGACGGAGGTTTTTTGAATAAGCCGGAATTTTCGCGATACGATCTTGAAGGTAAAAACTGGATTATCGAAGGTCACG
This bacterium DNA region includes the following protein-coding sequences:
- a CDS encoding PDZ domain-containing protein, which encodes WKNTTSEIIFRSRMISFNDFVGQLFSVSADGQMQTQLPVPRGGWCSFSSDDKKMAYNKVFREFRTWKRYRGGMADDIWIADFSAKTVENITNNDASDLYPMWIGQKIYFISDRDDSKRFNLFVYDIGTKQTKQLTTFTDFDIKFPSMSKDAIVFELGGYIYRFDVATEKAAKVPVVILEDFSSGRGGLINVSKSVTNYEISPDGKRALFGARGEIFTVPAKNGPTRNLTNSSGVHERNSKWSPDGKWIAYISDASGENEIYILPQDGKGKPTQVTKGADTYYYTIYWSPDSKKIMWADKKLRLRYVDVSTGAITEVVKATAWEITQYAWSPDSRWITYSKPEEEGLNKVYLYSVDQKKSFEVTDGWYDSNSPNFSADGKYLMFASGRDFNPIYGATEWNHIYKDMERVYLITLSKDTESPFKPKSDEVTIKKEETKTETKKDEKQEKKEEMMKVDTDGIKDRIIGLPISSGNFFNIACIEDKVYYNRNSSKDEKPVLLMFDLKEQKETELGQINGYDISADNKKMIVSQSQAYAIIDVPKSKIDLKDKLDLSGMEMKLNRREEWTQIFNESWRQMRDFFYAPNMHGVDWAGVRKKYEVLLPYVNHRNDLTFIIGEMIGEINIGHSYVGGGERPSVKKIPLGLLGAEISRDAASKFFKIDKILKGENWNKQTRSPLTEIGVNVNVGEYILAVNGQPTNEMNNLYEALVNTANKQVVLRVNSKPTEQGSREVTVIPTDDEGDLYYYNWVQSNIDKVSKATNGKVGYIHVPDMGTPGLNEFVKHFYPQLRKKALIIDVRGNGGGNVSPMLIERLRREIVMIDIARNASKTPDPNDMIVGPMVCLLNEYSASDGDLFPYRFKKYNMGKLIGKRSWGGVVGIRGSLPFVDGGFLNKPEFSRYDLEGKNWIIEGHGVDPDIVVDNDPFKEMSGVDEQLNKAIEVILEELKTQGKELPEAPEYPKK